A stretch of Lathyrus oleraceus cultivar Zhongwan6 chromosome 6, CAAS_Psat_ZW6_1.0, whole genome shotgun sequence DNA encodes these proteins:
- the LOC127094964 gene encoding putative clathrin assembly protein At1g25240: MRVWKRASGVLKDRCSIWGAKLSPYGAGRNPDLETVVIKATSHDEQCMDYKNVQKVFQWLRTSPIYIKPLLCILSTRMQRTSNWVVALKGLMLIHGVFCFDLPMIQKMGRLPFDFSQFNDGYLSPEKGWVFNTFIRSYFAYLDHRSVNSRIQAKKLQNKKGKECEESTLLEELKNLEELQKLIDMLMQVKPRSDVNMNVVLILEAMDCVIDEIVEVYGKFSKEINRVLLRVCEIGGKEEASIGFDIARKTKSQGEKLSLHFEFCKEIGVLNNCVCPKIVEIDEEEIEELKKIMNDGEEKAIVIRDDNSKKVEINGLMTVVTDHWEVFLDDVIVDVEKEHDSNGALSIVEANNPFVDETLSIVPYNHVQQYELPDLISF, encoded by the coding sequence ATGAGGGTATGGAAAAGAGCTTCCGGAGTTTTAAAGGATAGATGCAGCATTTGGGGGGCAAAACTTTCGCCGTATGGAGCAGGTAGAAACCCTGATCTTGAAACCGTTGTTATAAAAGCAACAAGCCATGATGAACAATGTATGGATTATAAGAATGTTCAAAAAGTTTTTCAATGGCTAAGAACATCACCTATATATATTAAACCGCTTTTATGTATACTTTCAACGAGAATGCAAAGGACAAGTAATTGGGTTGTAGCACTCAAGGGTTTAATGTTAATCCATGGtgttttttgttttgatttacCGATGATTCAAAAAATGGGAAGGTTACCATTTGATTTTTCACAATTTAACGACGGATATTTAAGTCCCGAAAAAGGTTGGGTTTTTAACACTTTCATTCGTTCATATTTCGCGTATTTGGATCACCGGTCAGTAAATTCAAGAATCCAGGCGAAGAAATTACAAAACAAAAAAGGGAAGGAATGCGAAGAATCAACATTGCTAGAAGAGTTAAAAAATTTGGAGGAGTTGCAAAAATTGATTGACATGTTGATGCAAGTTAAACCTAGGAGTGATGTGAACATGAATGTTGTTCTAATTCTTGAAGCAATGGATTGTGTGATAGATGAGATTGTGGAGGTTTATGGTAAATTTAGCAAAGAGATAAATCGTGTGTTGTTAAGGGTTTGTGAAATTGGTGGAAAAGAAGAAGCAAGTATTGGCTTTGATATTGCAAGAAAAACAAAATCACAAGGTGAAAAACTAAGTTTGCATTTTGAGTTTTGTAAAGAGATTGGTGTTCTTAACAATTGTGTGTGTCCCAAAATTGTGGAAATTGATGAAGAGGAAATTGAAGAGTTAAAGAAAATAATGAATGATGGTGAAGAGAAAGCTATTGTGATTAGAGATGATAATTCAAAGAAAGTGGAGATTAATGGTTTAATGACTGTGGTTACGGATCATTGGGAGGTTTTTCTTGATgatgttattgttgatgttgaaAAAGAACATGATTCTAATGGTGCATTAAGCATTGTTGAGGCTAATAATCCTTTTGTGGATGAAACTTTGAGTATTGTTCCTTATAATCATGTTCAACAATATGAGCTACCGGATCTAATTAGTTTCTAG